From the genome of Streptomyces sp. NBC_01304:
CGTGCAGAAGTGGGCTCCTTTTGGAATGGCCCAGTACGGAGACATGAGGTATGAGTCATCAGATCCCTCCGCCTCAACGGCATTCGAGAGCAGCGAATAGAGGGAAGGACCGTCGATGGGATCCACGCCGAAGGCGCTGCACTAGATGAGTTCAACAAGATGCTTCAGTACCACGAACATTCTCCGCCAAGGGTGCACGGTGGAGCACCCTCTCTATTTCATTTCCCTATACATGAATCATCTTTGAGGTCGTTCAACGGGAAGGACGTCATCCTTGGGAAGCGGCGTTCGATGCTCCACTGGTTTTTCTTGGCTGGATGGCCTGCCAAACGGGAACCGGCATCATCTCTCAACAGCCGGATAAAATTGCCATGTTGCGCGCTGACCGAGTTGGCCGCGTGTGGAGGAGGGCAGCAGCTTCCGCGATGGTGCTGGTTCCTCTTCGGTTCTAAAGGCTAGGAGTTGCCGAGCATCGGTTGATAGGCGGGGCGCAGAGCTGCTTCGGAGCGAGCAGCCGGCCGGGGTGCCCGTGCTGCTTCAGTACCCCACAGGCCCCACGGGTGCCGTCTTGTGTTGCAGCACCTCGTCCAGTCCGTCGATGACAGTGACCAGTGGACGAACTCCTTGTCCGGGGCACTGCGAGCTGCTGCACGAACCGGATGCTGCCGCCTGGAGGTCCTTGGCAGGGGCCAGTCGTCCTCTGCCAGGACACGCATGCCTATCTCTAGCAATCGGCTGACGCGTTGAGCAGTCGATCCGCCAGGGGCACGCGGTCATCTGGCTTCCTGGTCAACAGCAGTCGAGCATCGAGAGCAGGTGTGCTGGTATCCCTTCCAGCGGTTGCCAGGGCCGACCGTCTGCGCTCGTGATCTGCGCTGCCTCTAGCAGTCGACCAGGACAGGCCTGTTGGCCGGCGTACAGCAGTGACGTGTTCGTGTCTTCCAGGTGCAGGCGCACTGGCCACTCAGGGGGACGTGGATTGCGGTGCTCGGACCGATACGTCCTGGGCAACTGTGCTTCCTGCAGGCAGCGGCGGCCAGTCTTGGGGACACCAAGGGGCACCAGGGGCAGGCATGGAACAGGCGGGAGCTCAAAGCTCCCGCCTGGCTGGTCTGTCCCTGAGTCTCTTGGCCGGAGCGCGGAGACAGACCATCTATCCCAACCGCGATGCCAGGCACCGCGATGCAACCAGCCTCAGCCGGTCCACGTAGTAAAGAGTGCCACGCAACCCCAAATGCTGAACACCGATAGAGGATTTCTTCGGCACCGTCCCCCGTGCCAGAGGCGCGCTGCAACGATCCGGACACAGCCGTTCTTCGATCGCACCTGCGTGCCCAACAGGCTCAGCTCATCCCAGATCCCTCGAGCCTGGTGAGTCCAGCCGGTGTATTGGCACATGGCCCGTCAGGGACATCCAATCGGCCGGCCCTGGCGTCCTGGTGGCTACACCGCTACCTGCTAGAGAGGGTCACAGCCGCTGTGATGCTCATGCTCTGCGCTCCTGACTGACTGCTCCAGCTCCGCACAGCAACCCTGATGAGGCCGTTCACGCACAACTGGTGGCCTGGGATCGTCCACAGCCTCTGACCTTTCACCGACGGTGAAACCTTCACCTGGATCGCCCGTGAGGATGCGAGCACCTTGTGTGCCGGCAGACGTGGCACGGTGCAGTAGTTCGTTGGCAGCAATGTCCAGTGCCACCTGCATGTGGGAATGCTCGCTGCCGTAGCCGATGAGTGCTTGCGTGCGGTCCAGGAACTGACGGAGGTCGGCCTGCCGCATCTGCAGTACGGCCTCTCCTTGGGGCACGCTCAGTGCGATGTTCACCCAATGCCCTTCCTGGCTGCCCGCTGGTTCGTCTGCCCTCCATACCTGTACGTCTCCCGATCCAGCGACGCCGTTCATTCCCTCAACGAGCAGGTCACGGGCAAAGGTCCAGGGAACCTGGTGTCCTGCCGGCTGCTCGAAGACGGCATGCACCGCGTACGGGTCATCGCTGCGATAGGTGAAGGTTGCGGGAACGGGAATCGGTTCTGGTGGGGCCAGCAGAAGCAGGCAGCTGGCTGCCCGCACCATGGTCACCCCCTGAGCCGTCTCAAGATGGCACGACGATTCCGCAAGCAGCCACGGGGATGCTGTACCACCGGCCGCGGCAAGAGGTTCACGTTCCCGCATGACCCGCAGGGACGCTGCCGCTTGTCCATGTGGAGTTCTGGCTGGCGCAGGCAATGCCAGCGGCGTCGACCAAGCAATCGTGACGAGGTCCCACACCGACGTGTCCGATGGATACGCGGGTCGGGCACGTGTGCCGGCAAGAAGCTTGCTCAGTCTTTCCAGCCAGTGATGAGGCCCGCAGTCATTGGGCAATGGTCCTGCGCAGGCCAGTGCAAGAGCCATGGCCGATCGCTGATCCGGTGCGTCCCGCAAGTCGTTCCACCATGTCTGCTCCGGCAGGCATCCATGCTGATTTGTGGGCGCCAACGGATGGATCGAGTGCGCTGTCACATGGTCCCGATCGCGTGATGCAGCAGTGGTTCTCCACGCTTCGTGCGCTGCCAGGAACATGCTTGCGGTCCTGCCCCGACCGCTCCAACAGTCTGGGATGACGTATCCGCGATTGTCCTTGGCTCGGTCGTTGCCCCAGGGAGACAGGGCAAAGGCAGACACGTACTGGCGGTGCCAGACGGTTTCGGTGTCGAGGTCTGTCCGCAGCCAGTAGCGGTTGCCGTCGCTCGTCTGGGACGAAGCACTCTTGCACCACACGTAGTTCGTGCCTGGAGTGAGGCGATTGGCCGGCTCAACACTGTCGCGTGTGCGGTGGCCACCCACAGGAGTGAAACGGCCTGCCAGCCGGTACCACCAGTGCTGCGCCCTCTGTGTCTGCCCGTACCAATCCGCAGCAATACCTGCGTATGCAGCCCGCTCCCCGTCCAGGCGCCACAGATACGCTCCGCCTCGCTGCAGCCAACCGTCAAGGAAACCAACGGGATCGCTCCAGTAATGCCCCTGGATGTACAGGGACGTTGCGGCAGGCTGACTGCCAAGGAATGAACGCGCAGTCACATGGGCACCAAAGGGCCGCTCCCCCACCAGGGAACCGGAGCAGGCCAGTGCAAGTTTCACCCCCATGCCAAAGCGTCCAATACTGCTTTCCCCGACCCGGTCCGTCCCCGGCTGCCCAGTCTTCGACGGCTCCACCGGGCAGACAAACGGAACAGCCCCAAATCCTCTGGCCCACCCCATCGTGGTCAACTCTCGCCGCAGGCGCGTCAGGAACGGCTCGCAGTCAGTTCGGACCGAATCCACCAGGCCAGCCAGAAGCGACATTGCCGCCATGCGACGTGACTCCTGCACCCCGCCTCGGAGCACAAAACAGAGTTGCCGGTTCAACCCGAATTTCTCTGACACCCCTTCGGGCAAGAATGGTGTTCCCCAATTAAATTCGTCAGTAATTCGGGCATGGAATGTCTCCAGCCCCAATACCAGAAAGCGATAACGGGGAACATCATGTGGTGACCTGATGCCGCTTTGCGGACCACGGGCCGTCCAGGTCCCGTGGTCGATGCCCATCGGGGCTGACCGGGGTGTCACAGGGCGCGGGACTGCATCCGGCGCCGGGGCACTCGGTGCGGCCTGCCCGGCGGCCCTCTGCGCACG
Proteins encoded in this window:
- a CDS encoding SsgA family sporulation/cell division regulator; translated protein: MTTTTGGAMDLNRVEKSLEEFDALLDSSTLGAPRVRAVRSHTPEAMREELAARLSDRSAPVTDAAEVLRAQRAAGQAAPSAPAPDAVPRPVTPRSAPMGIDHGTWTARGPQSGIRSPHDVPRYRFLVLGLETFHARITDEFNWGTPFLPEGVSEKFGLNRQLCFVLRGGVQESRRMAAMSLLAGLVDSVRTDCEPFLTRLRRELTTMGWARGFGAVPFVCPVEPSKTGQPGTDRVGESSIGRFGMGVKLALACSGSLVGERPFGAHVTARSFLGSQPAATSLYIQGHYWSDPVGFLDGWLQRGGAYLWRLDGERAAYAGIAADWYGQTQRAQHWWYRLAGRFTPVGGHRTRDSVEPANRLTPGTNYVWCKSASSQTSDGNRYWLRTDLDTETVWHRQYVSAFALSPWGNDRAKDNRGYVIPDCWSGRGRTASMFLAAHEAWRTTAASRDRDHVTAHSIHPLAPTNQHGCLPEQTWWNDLRDAPDQRSAMALALACAGPLPNDCGPHHWLERLSKLLAGTRARPAYPSDTSVWDLVTIAWSTPLALPAPARTPHGQAAASLRVMREREPLAAAGGTASPWLLAESSCHLETAQGVTMVRAASCLLLLAPPEPIPVPATFTYRSDDPYAVHAVFEQPAGHQVPWTFARDLLVEGMNGVAGSGDVQVWRADEPAGSQEGHWVNIALSVPQGEAVLQMRQADLRQFLDRTQALIGYGSEHSHMQVALDIAANELLHRATSAGTQGARILTGDPGEGFTVGERSEAVDDPRPPVVRERPHQGCCAELEQSVRSAEHEHHSGCDPL